DNA from Bradyrhizobium diazoefficiens USDA 110:
TGGTGTTCCTCGAGCCCAACATGATGGGCGGCGTGTTGATCTACGGCTTTGCCGCCGCGGTGCTGGGCGGACTGACCAGCCCGTTCGGCGCCGTGGTCGGCGGCTTCCTGGTCGGCATCTTCGAGAATCTCGCCGGCACCTACATCCCCGGCGTCGGCAACGAGCTGAAACTCCCGATCGCGCTCGCGCTGATCATCTCCGTCCTGGTCGTCAAACCCGCTGGTCTGTTCGGCCGGCACATCGTCAAGCGAGTTTGATCATGAGCGCAGCAGAAGAAGTCGTCGCCGAAGGCCATCAGGCGGTCGAGGCCGTTCCGAAGCGCGCCATGACGCTGGGCACCGGCACCTCGCTGGTGGTGCTGGCTGCGCTGCTGATCGCACCCGTCTTCGTCAAGAACTTCATCATCTTCCAGATGACGATGCTTCTGATCTACGGGCTCGCGGTGCTGGCGCTGAACATCCTGACCGGCGGGTCGGGCCAGTTCTCGCTCGGCCAGAGCGCCTTCTACGCCGTCGGCGCCTATACGACGGCGGTGCTGATGGAGCACTTCAACATCAACTATGCGCTGACGCTGCCGGTCGCCGGCGTGGTCTGCTTCGGCTTCGGCTTCCTGTTCGGACAGCCGGCGCTGCGGCTCTCCGGCGTCTATCTGGCGCTCGCGACCTTCGCGCTCGCCACCGCCATGCCGCAGCTTCTGAAGCTGAACTTCCTCGAGCACTGGACCGGCGGCGTGCAGGGCCTCGTCGTCACCAAGCCCGACGCGCCGTTCGGCCTGCCGATGTCGCAGGACATGTGGCTGTACTACTTCACGCTGGTCGTCGTGATCGCGATCTACATCTTCTCGGTGAACCTGCTGCGCTCCCGTTCGGGCCGCGCCTTCATGGCGATCCGCGACAACGAGATCGCGGCCTCCGCCATGGGCGTGGACGTCGCGCTGTACAAGACCCTGGCCTTCGGCGTCTCCGCGGCCATCACCGGTATCGCCGGCTCGCT
Protein-coding regions in this window:
- a CDS encoding branched-chain amino acid ABC transporter permease: MSAAEEVVAEGHQAVEAVPKRAMTLGTGTSLVVLAALLIAPVFVKNFIIFQMTMLLIYGLAVLALNILTGGSGQFSLGQSAFYAVGAYTTAVLMEHFNINYALTLPVAGVVCFGFGFLFGQPALRLSGVYLALATFALATAMPQLLKLNFLEHWTGGVQGLVVTKPDAPFGLPMSQDMWLYYFTLVVVIAIYIFSVNLLRSRSGRAFMAIRDNEIAASAMGVDVALYKTLAFGVSAAITGIAGSLGAIAVQFVAPDSYTITLAISLFLGMVVGGVGWLPGSIVGAAFIIFVPNIAEGISKGLSGAVFGVLLFAVIYLVPHGARQIAILGQQLAGRLRKN